The DNA region GGAACAATTTTTGGCTCTAATGGTGAAGGTTATATTAGATTGTCACTTTGTGTATCGGAAGAAATACTAACTCAAGTTTTACAACGAATTTTAACTAAAAGCGTATAATGGAAAAAATAGTTGTAATCGGTTTAGGGTTAATTGGAGGTTCAATGGCAATTGACTTAAAGAAAAAAGGCAATCGACATATTATTGGCATAGATAAGAATGAGAATCACACCCAAAAAGCATTAGAATTGGGTATTATTGATGTTATTGGAACTGAAAATGATATTGCTACAGCCGATATTGTTATTGTTGCCGTTCCTGCGGATGCTATTCCAACAGTAACCAAATCAGTTTTGGACGGAATTAATGAAAATACATTGGTTTTTGATGTTGGCTCGGTAAAGGAACAAGTTTGTAATCAGACAAAAAACCATCCTAATCGAAAAAATTATGTAGCCGTTCATCCTATAGCAGGTACGGAATTTTCAGGACCTGAAGCTGCTTTTAGCGGTTTGTTTACCAAAAAAATCAATATTATTTGTGATAAAGAAGCCTCCGACAAGAAAACATTAGATAAAGCATTACAAATCTTTGATGAATTACAAATGCGAATTACTTTTATGAATGCCGATGAACACGACAAACATATTGCTTATGTTTCGCATTTATCACATATCAGTGCTTTTATGCTTGGGAAAACGGTCTTAGAAATTGAGCCTAACGAAAAAAATATTTTTAATATGGCAGGTAGTGGATTTAGATCTACTGTACGTTTGGCAAAAAGTTCTCCAGCAATGTGGACACCTATTTTTCTGCAGAACAAAGAAAACGTACTAAAATCTCTAAATGAGTATATAAAGAACCTAGAAACCTTTAAAAATAAGATTGAAAAAGGCTCAAATGAAGAAGTTTATACTATTATGGAGAATACCAACAGGATAAAAAACATACTAGATGGTATTGTTAAGTAGATAAGTATTTAATAATCAATAGATAATAAAAATAAATAATAACAATAGAATACATATTAGTATTTAATAGCAAATAGAAAAAAATGGAAACAACAGACTTTTCAACATGGTTAAAAAAGATGGAATTGAGCCATCCTTTAGTAATTGCCGGTCCATGTAGTGCAGAAACTGAAGAACAAGTGCTAAAAATAGCACATCAATTAAAAGAAACAGATGCCACAGTTTTTAGAGCAGGTATCTGGAAACCCAGAACAAGGCCTGGAAATTTTGAAGGTAATGGTGTAAAAGCATTACCTTGGATATCCAAGGTTAAAGAGGAAACAGGAATGTTAACTACTGTTGAGGTTGCCAATGCTGAACATGCCAAATTAGCATTAGAATTTGATATTGATATTATTTGGATTGGAGCCAGAACTACTGTTAACCCATTTGCGGTTCAAGAGATTGCTGATGCTTTACAGGGTACTGACAAAATTGTGTTGGTAAAAAACCCAATTAACCCTGATTTGGCCTTATGGATTGGTGCTATTGAGCGTTTACATGCTATGGGCATTAAAAATTTAGGAGCCATCCATCGTGGTTTCTCATCTTTTAAAAAGACTAAGTATAGAAACATTCCACAATGGCAAATTCCAATTGATTTAAAAAATAGATTCCCAACATTACCTATTATTTGTGATCCTTCACATATTTGTGGTGAACGTGACGGTATTTTTGATGTATGCCAGAAGGCTTTAGATTTAAAATTTGAAGGATTAATGATTGAAACGCATTACGATCCTGACAATGCTTGGAGCGATGCGAAACAACAAATTACGCCAAACAGATTAAAGCAGATTACTGAAGATCTTAAGGTGCGAAAAGATAGAGTTGTAGAAAAGGACTCGCTAAAAAAATTAACTGGACTGCGTGAAGAGATTACCTCATTAGACAAACAACTAATTACTTTATTATCAGAAAGAATGGACGTTGTAGAGAATATTGGGAAAGTAAAAAAAGAGAGTAATGTTGCTATTTTGCAAAGAACCAGATGGCAAGAAGTTATTCAAGGGATGCTAAAAGAAGGAGAACAACACGGATTAAGTGAAGGTTTTGTAGAAAAAATATTCAAATCTATTCATCAGGAATCAATAGCTCATCAAGAAAAAATTGTGAATAGCTAGTATTCAATTTTTGAAATATAATTAACGGATTAAGTCCTATTTTGTTTTCAAAACAAAGTAGGACTTTTTTAATAGTAGCTCTTTTAGTAATTTCATTCAAAGTTTATGAATCGAAAATTACAAATATCAATCTTTTCAATGGTACAATTTTTGATAATTCAAAACCTATGAAATTATACATTCCTCTTTTAATACTTCTGCTGTTGTCTTGCAAAAAAAAGAACACCAATAAAACCCCTTTGGTTTCAGCTATTTCGATTTCTTTACAAGAAAATCTGATAAATCCTGAAGGGAAAACCCTAAAAACTAGATTCAATCCGCCAAAAGGTTATAAAAGGTATTCGCTAGGAAAAAACTCATTTGGGTATTTTCTGCAAAACTATCCATTAAAGGAACACGGTAAAAAAGTGCATCTATTTAATGGAAATTTAAAAAACCGCCAAGATGTACATATTGCTATTTTAGATATGAGCGTAGGTAAACGCGATTTGCAACAATGTGCTGATGCAGCCATGCGTTTGCGAGCAGATTATTTATACGAACAAAAAAAATATGACAGCATCCGTTTCAATTTCACTAACGGATTTGATGCCAAATACAGCAAATGGAGAAACGGACAGCGGATTTCAGTAAAAGGGAACAAAGTAAGCTGGTATAATGGTAATACCAAAACTGACTCTAGAGCTAATTTTGATAAATATTTAACTATGGTCTTTAGTTATGCAGGTACGCTATCATTAGAAAAAGAAATGAAAAAAGTTGCTGTTGAAGAGATGCAGATAGGTGATGTTTTTATACAGGGCGGAAGCCCGGGCCATGCGGTAATTATAGTTGATATAGCTAAAAATGATAAGGGAGAAAAAGTATTTTTATTGGCACAAAGCTATATGCCAGCACAGGAAATCCATGTGCTGAAGAATTTTAATAACACCGATATTTCCCCTTGGTACAATGCTAAAAATCTGGAGCAACTAAAGACTCCAGAGTGGAATTTCAGCAAAAATAATTTGAGGAGGTTTTAACCGCTACAAAAATTTATTTTCCTTTCAGGCAACTATTTCTAAATTCAATACGTCTATATTTATAGAAAACAAAATCATTGAAGATTATTCCATTTTATACCAACGAAAAGCAATTGATTACAAAGGCTGCCTCATCAGATAGGCAAGCACAACAAGCTTTGTATGAAAAGTACGCACCTAAAATGTTGAGTATTTGCAGGCAATATATTAAAGATATGCACTTTGCGGAAGATGTTATGATTAATGGATTTGTAAAAGTTTTTAAGCATTTAAGTTCTTTTAGACATGAAGGTAGTTTTGAAGGTTGGGTACGAAAAATAATGATTAGAGAATCGATATCCTATCTAAGAAAACAACAATTTGTGGTTTACGATGATGACGTTTTTGAACGGAATAATGAATTAAATATATCACAATCTTCTGAACTAGATGTTGCTCACATACAACTGTTAATTGATGCCCTACCTACTGGATATAAAGCTGTTTTTATACTTTATACAGTTGAAGGATACAAGCATCAAGAAATTGCTAAAATGCTTGATATTACAGAAAGCACATCAAAATCGCAATTGTTTAGAGCACGAAAAATGCTTCAAGAAAAATTAAAGCAACAGAAAATTATAGGCTATGGCACCAAATAAATTTGAACAACATATAAAAGATGCACTAGAGAAGCGGGAAATTAAACCTAATCTCACTGCTTGGGATAAAATTTCCGAAAAACTGGATACACCGCAAAAATCTAAAAAAAACAACTATTTATGGTTAGGAATTGCCGCTTGTTTTGCGGGACTGCTTATTATTTCTACAATTTACTTCAATTATGATAAAACTGATACTAATGCTACTGATACTATTGTTGACACTAATAAAGATAGTACAGAAATAAAAAATGACGAGGCTACTCCATTGCTAGAAAATATAGAGGAGGTACAAATTGTTAATACAACTAGAGATAAACAAGAAAAAATAGAAGTATCGGATAAGCCCGCACAAATAAAGCCTGAAAAATTAAACAATTACCCTCAAAAAGATGAAATTATAGAAGTTGCTACGGTTATTCCGAAATTGGAGGTAGAGTTGCAAAAAGAGAAGGTCAGTACGGAAAAAATAATCCAACAAAAAATTGCTGAGGTAATTGCCAAAGTAAATAAACTAGAACAAAATGATGAAGATGTAACAGATTCAGAGGTTGATTCATTAATTATAAAAGCTCAACAAGAACTATTGCAAAATAAAATATTCCGTCAAAACCAATCAATTGATGCTCTTACTTTACTTTACGAAGTGGAAGACGAATTAAATAAACCACTAAAAGATCAACTTTTCGACTTACTTAAAAAAGGAATATTTGAAACCAAAAATGCTATTGCCGCTAAAGACAATTAAGCCTCAAATATTTTATTAATCATTAAAAAATACCTATTCGCCACAAAAGGTGGTTATAACAAATAAATCAATTTATTATGAAAATTATGATACATGTATTAGTAGCTCTTATCTTATTGAGCGTACAAAGTTTAACTGCTCAAGAAGATTATCAAAAAACTAAAATAGAAGCCTTAAAAGAGCAGAAAGAGCAAGTGATTTTACAAGAAAAAGAGGCATTGAAAATAGAAGTTAAGGCTATCAATAATAAGTTAGAAAAAAAAGAAATAACTGAAGATGAAGCTCAAAGTTTAAAAGAAGAAGTTGCTAAAAAAAGAGCCCTTAATATTGAAAACAGGATAGCTATTATTGACAATAAAATTGCTCTATTAGAAAGAAATGCTGGTAAAGTATTAGTGTTAAGTAAAAGAGATTCTTTACCTCCTGTAAGCGTAGAAATTGGTATTGGAGCAAAAAGCAGAGATAATGATTATGTCTTTGGAATGTTAGTACAAGACAAAAGACCTAAAAAAATAAAATATGATCGTAGAACAAACTCAGACCTGATAATCGCTTTTGGCTTAAATAACGCTTTAATTGATAATCAGTCCTTGGATGAATCTCCATACAAAATAGGTGGAAGCCGTTTTTTTGAAATAGGATGGCAATGGCGGACAAGAGTATTTCAGAACACCAATTTTTTAAGATTTAATTACGGAGTTTCCTTTCAATTTAATGGTTTAAAACCTAAAGACAATAACTATTTTGTAGTAGAAAATGGTCAAACTGAATTACAAGAATTTCAGTATGATTTAAAAAAGGCTAAACTACGAATGGATAATTTGGTTTTCCCTGTTCATTTTGAAATAGGTTCTTCAAAAATTAGAAAAACAGAGCAAAGCATTAGGTATTACACGCACAATAGATTCAAGTTTGGTTTTGGTGGTTATGCAGGGTTTAATTTAGGTACACGACAAAAACTGAAGTATACTGTGGATGGTAATAAGGTAAAAGACAAAATAAAAAGAGAGTACAATACTCCTAATTTTGTTTATGGATTAAGTACATATGCTGGTTTTGGAGATACTATGCTCTATTTGAAATATGATTTAAACCCAATTTTTAAAGATGCTTTAGTAGAGCAGCATAACATATCATTAGGACTTCGTTTTCATTTATAGAATTAATTTGAAATTAAAAAACCTCCAATAAGGAGGTTTTTTTACTTTTTATGTTGCGATATTTTAGTCCTCAGCAGGAATACGCAATACTTGACCTGGATAAATTTTATCAGGATGCGTTAACATTGGTTTGTTAGCTTCAAATATTACAGGGTACTTCATAGCGTTTCCGTAATACGTTTTTGCTATTTTACTCAAAGAATCACCACTAACTACAGTATGAAACTGAGCTTCAGGTTCTTGAACTGCAGTTGTCATTCTATCGTCAACACTTGCAATACCTTCTGTGTTACCAACAACTAATACTACTTTTTCTCGCGTAGCTTGATTTTCAGCTTCACCATAAATTGTCGCTAAATCACCATCAACAGTAATGTCTAAGTCAGTTACTCCAAAGCCTAAAGCTTCAACAGCATTAACAAGTTTGCCCGCTTTTGCCCGACCAAGTTCAGCAGCTTTTGCTGCATCTTCAGCGGCTTCTTCTTCGGTAGTTTTACCAATGCCAAAAATTTTTGCACCAGCGTTTTTAATAAATGAAAATAATCCCATAATTTAATTTTGTTTTAATCGATTAATAATTTGTATTCAGTGCGTCAATATACAATATTTTTAAAAATTGTATTGGTTTTTGGAATTAAAAATTCTGTGGAAAATTGTATTTTTGTATAAAGTAATTTTTATGATAATTCACAACCTTGAAGAGAGTAACTCCATTTTAAATCAATTTATAGCAGAGATAAGAGATACTACTATTCAAAAGGATTCTATGAGATTTAGAAGAAATATTGAACGAATTGGGGAGGTTTTATCATATGAATTGAGCAAAACACTAGACTTTCAGACTAAAAACGTACAGACCCCATTAGGTGTGAAAGAGGCTGCTGTATTGCAAGATAAATTGGTGTTGTGTTCAATATTACGAGCTGGTTTTCCACTGCATCAAGGCCTGTTAAATTATTTTGATAATGCAGAAAATGCTTTTGTTTCTGCTTACAGACACCATCCAGATGGTAGCGATGATTTTCAAGTTATTGTAAATTATTTAGCTTCTCCATCTATTGAAAATAAAACTTTATTATTGGCGGACCCCATGTTGGCCACGGGTAAAACATTAGAAAATGTGCTAAAAGCTCTCAAAAATCATGGCGTACCTAAACAGATTCATATAGTTTCAGTAATAGGCTCTATAGAGGGTGTAAATTATATTAAAAAGGTTTTTCCTGAAAACTCACATTTGTGGATTGCCGCAATTGATGATGAGTTGAACTCTAAGGGTTATATTTTACCAGGTCTGGGTGATGCCGGAGACCTTTCCTATGGAGAAAAATTATAAGAAATATCCTATAATTGCTATTATTGAAAATAAATACAAAAACACCTCTTTAAACCATTTTTCTTTAATAATTTGTAGATAATTTGTAAAAATTATTGCCAAAGGAAAAAATAGATATAAAAACTCTGAACCATCCTTTATTGGTGATAGCACTACAATTAAAATACTTAGAATTAAGTGAGCCATTAGAACATACCAAGAGTTTTTAAGTTCACTTTTAAAGGTTATAATTTTAATTGTAGTTGGTATTAGTACCCAAATTAAAAAACCTAGCAATAGGGCTAAAGGTATTAATAGTTGTGGTGAATTATAATTGGTATATAAAAAGCTATACGTAAAATCTAAGTTAAAATTTTCAAACCCATCAATTAAAATTAAGTAGGTGCCATAAATAATAAAAGGCGTAATAAGTCCCACTAAAGGTATTATTACATTTCTTACAGTACGTTTATTAAAATTAACAATTGCTATATAAGGTAAAATTATGTAAAATATACACCAAGGATATATTAAAGTTGCAATGCCAATGTAAAAAGAGCTATCAAACAATTTTTCTTTGGGGTTCTTAATCGTTCTTAAGCTGTAAATTCTTCTAAAAGCTAATAACAAAATAAAATGAGATATTATTAAAGTATAATCAGTAGTCACTTTTGGAAACATAGCAATAAGGACTACCATTAAAAACAAATCGAAAGCATTGTCTTTTATTAAACCATTTTTCTTGGTAATAAACTGAACTAAAAAAAGAGTCAGTAAGAGCAATACTAGAATACCCAATCTTTCAAAAAAAAATAAAAGAGTAAAATCAACGGTTGGTAATGAAAAAGTAGTCACTAAAATTACCAACAATAACAAAATAAAAATAGAAAAAGTAGTTATTGGTGTTGATTTATTAAAAAAATTGGCAATCATTGGTAATTATTCATATTTTTGCCCTGTAAATATACTTAAGTTATGATTGCAAACAATATTTTTAGAGCTTTAGGCGATTTTTTCACTAATGTTTTATTTGTTCCTTATGATTTTTTCAGATCTATAGATGGTTGGTGGGCATCTAATATATTTAATACTATAGTTGTACTTATAAGTTTTATTGCAACTTTTTATTGGTTGGGTAAAATGGTTAAGCATCAAAGAGAAAATAGTCTTTAACAAAAACATGTTTTGGGCAGCAAAAATAAATTAAAACGCTTTCGCGAGAATGAAACGTTTGCAAATGTATTACAGCCCACTAGAAAAGAAATTTTTGATGGCTTTCATCTAAAATCTAAATGGCACACTTTTTTTAAAAACACCAATCCTATTATTTTGGAACTTGGTTGTGGTAAAGGAGAATATACAGTTGCTCTAGCCAAGCAAAATCCACAAATAAATTACATAGGCATTGATATAAAAGGTGCACGTTTTTGGCGTGGAGCTAAAACGGCATTAGAAGATAACCTTACTAATGTAGCTTTTATGCGTACTCAAATTGAGTTGATAGATTTGTGTTTTGGAATTGATGAAATTAGTGAAATTTGGATAACCTTTCCTGATCCTCAAATTAAGTTTAAACGGATGAAACATCGTTTAACAAATCCAGATTTTTTAAAAAAATACCAACAGATACTTAAAGACAAGGGTGTGGTTCACCTAAAAACAGATAGCGAATTTTTGCACGGATACACATTGGGATTATTACAAGAAGGGAACCATGAGGTTTTATATGCCCATCATAATATCTATAATAATCCGCACAGTCCGCTAGAAGTTACTCAGGTTCAAACCTTTTATGAAAAACAATTTTTAGAACAAGAAAAAGCTATTACTTACATTAAATTTAGTACATGCTATTAAAATATTTTTTAAATTAGTATTTTGTCTACCATATGTCTGAAGATAATTTTTTTGAAAGAGTATACAAAGTTGCCAGAAAGATTCCTTACGGTAGAGTTACTTCATACGGAGCTATAGCCAAACATTTAGGAGCTGCAAAATCTGCAAGAATGGTAGGATGGGCAATGAATGCGAGTGGCCTTGATGATACCATTCCGGCACATAGAGTAGTAAATAGAAATGGGGTACTAACAGGTAAGCACCATTTTAATGGAATTAATCTAATGCAGCAGTTATTAGAAAATGAGGGGATTAAAGTTAAAGACGCTAAAATTTTGAATTTTGAGTCGGTTTTCTGGAATCCAAAAGATTAATTGTTAAAAAACAAGCAATATTTTTAATAAAATTAAGTTTTAATAGTGTTTTTAAATAAAAGCATTGCATTATTTTTACTAAATTGCGACCCAAAAGGGAGAGTACATGAAACGATCTTATAAATTACTTACATTAATAATGTTTTTTTCTTTGACTGGTGCTTTTGCTCAAGTTGAATTTAGTCATGAGTTTGGCATCACTACAGGACCAGTTACCATGCAAACGGATTATGGTGAAAGACATCATTTACCAAGTAGTACTGCAACTAGCTTTGGAGCTGCCGTTGTCCATTACCTCAGTTTTTACGGAAGTAATTATAATTGGAGAAATGGGGCCAGTTATTTTTCTGATCATTTTAAACTAAAAACAGAAGTTTCATACTATTTCAACAATAGTTTAGAACACAAAGGGCGTTATGTAGCTGATGGATCTAACAATGCTGAACTTGCAGAATTAAGAGCCATGAAAGGGAAAACAAAATCAATTAATTTTGGTACGGCTTTAGAATATTATTTTAAAAATCTAGAAGATTACGGACTTTTGTTTAATGATGATGATAGGTTTGCTCCTTATATAAGTGCTGGGATTCAATTCAATATGTTTACTCCCGAACTGACATCTGACTTAGGTGACTGGATGACAAACCCCTCTGTACTGCCTCAAAAATGGCAAGACGAAGTCTATGTTGGTAAGCAAAATGCTCTTTCTATGACTTTGAGTGCTGGAACCCGTTATAAATTAAATAATTTTGACTTAGTCTTAGATGCCCGTTGGCAATATTTCTTTACCGATAAATTTGATGGTTTAGACGCAAAGGATACATCAAGTAAATTTAACGATACCTTAATTTATTTTAGTGTTGGAGTGGTTTTTGACATGGAAACTTTTGCAAGAAAATACTAATCTAAAACATTTTTTAGATCCTTTATAAGATCATCAATATCTTCAATACCTACGCTTAATCTTATTAAATTGGTTGTTATGCCTATTTTTTCTCTTTCCTTTTCAGGAATAGAAGCATGTGTCATCGTTTCAGGATGATTCACTAAACTTTCTACTCCGCCTAAAGATTCAGCCAAAGTAAACACCTTAAAACTTTCCAATATCTTAAACGTACTCTCTTGGCTTTCATCCTTTAGTTTAAACGA from Aureibaculum sp. 2308TA14-22 includes:
- a CDS encoding bifunctional 3-deoxy-7-phosphoheptulonate synthase/chorismate mutase type II codes for the protein METTDFSTWLKKMELSHPLVIAGPCSAETEEQVLKIAHQLKETDATVFRAGIWKPRTRPGNFEGNGVKALPWISKVKEETGMLTTVEVANAEHAKLALEFDIDIIWIGARTTVNPFAVQEIADALQGTDKIVLVKNPINPDLALWIGAIERLHAMGIKNLGAIHRGFSSFKKTKYRNIPQWQIPIDLKNRFPTLPIICDPSHICGERDGIFDVCQKALDLKFEGLMIETHYDPDNAWSDAKQQITPNRLKQITEDLKVRKDRVVEKDSLKKLTGLREEITSLDKQLITLLSERMDVVENIGKVKKESNVAILQRTRWQEVIQGMLKEGEQHGLSEGFVEKIFKSIHQESIAHQEKIVNS
- a CDS encoding DUF4846 domain-containing protein; protein product: MKLYIPLLILLLLSCKKKNTNKTPLVSAISISLQENLINPEGKTLKTRFNPPKGYKRYSLGKNSFGYFLQNYPLKEHGKKVHLFNGNLKNRQDVHIAILDMSVGKRDLQQCADAAMRLRADYLYEQKKYDSIRFNFTNGFDAKYSKWRNGQRISVKGNKVSWYNGNTKTDSRANFDKYLTMVFSYAGTLSLEKEMKKVAVEEMQIGDVFIQGGSPGHAVIIVDIAKNDKGEKVFLLAQSYMPAQEIHVLKNFNNTDISPWYNAKNLEQLKTPEWNFSKNNLRRF
- a CDS encoding MGMT family protein yields the protein MSEDNFFERVYKVARKIPYGRVTSYGAIAKHLGAAKSARMVGWAMNASGLDDTIPAHRVVNRNGVLTGKHHFNGINLMQQLLENEGIKVKDAKILNFESVFWNPKD
- a CDS encoding prephenate dehydrogenase, which encodes MEKIVVIGLGLIGGSMAIDLKKKGNRHIIGIDKNENHTQKALELGIIDVIGTENDIATADIVIVAVPADAIPTVTKSVLDGINENTLVFDVGSVKEQVCNQTKNHPNRKNYVAVHPIAGTEFSGPEAAFSGLFTKKINIICDKEASDKKTLDKALQIFDELQMRITFMNADEHDKHIAYVSHLSHISAFMLGKTVLEIEPNEKNIFNMAGSGFRSTVRLAKSSPAMWTPIFLQNKENVLKSLNEYIKNLETFKNKIEKGSNEEVYTIMENTNRIKNILDGIVK
- the trmB gene encoding tRNA (guanosine(46)-N7)-methyltransferase TrmB — its product is MGSKNKLKRFRENETFANVLQPTRKEIFDGFHLKSKWHTFFKNTNPIILELGCGKGEYTVALAKQNPQINYIGIDIKGARFWRGAKTALEDNLTNVAFMRTQIELIDLCFGIDEISEIWITFPDPQIKFKRMKHRLTNPDFLKKYQQILKDKGVVHLKTDSEFLHGYTLGLLQEGNHEVLYAHHNIYNNPHSPLEVTQVQTFYEKQFLEQEKAITYIKFSTCY
- a CDS encoding RNA polymerase sigma factor — translated: MKIIPFYTNEKQLITKAASSDRQAQQALYEKYAPKMLSICRQYIKDMHFAEDVMINGFVKVFKHLSSFRHEGSFEGWVRKIMIRESISYLRKQQFVVYDDDVFERNNELNISQSSELDVAHIQLLIDALPTGYKAVFILYTVEGYKHQEIAKMLDITESTSKSQLFRARKMLQEKLKQQKIIGYGTK
- a CDS encoding DUF6341 family protein; this translates as MIANNIFRALGDFFTNVLFVPYDFFRSIDGWWASNIFNTIVVLISFIATFYWLGKMVKHQRENSL
- the upp gene encoding uracil phosphoribosyltransferase → MIIHNLEESNSILNQFIAEIRDTTIQKDSMRFRRNIERIGEVLSYELSKTLDFQTKNVQTPLGVKEAAVLQDKLVLCSILRAGFPLHQGLLNYFDNAENAFVSAYRHHPDGSDDFQVIVNYLASPSIENKTLLLADPMLATGKTLENVLKALKNHGVPKQIHIVSVIGSIEGVNYIKKVFPENSHLWIAAIDDELNSKGYILPGLGDAGDLSYGEKL
- the lysM gene encoding peptidoglycan-binding protein LysM; its protein translation is MGLFSFIKNAGAKIFGIGKTTEEEAAEDAAKAAELGRAKAGKLVNAVEALGFGVTDLDITVDGDLATIYGEAENQATREKVVLVVGNTEGIASVDDRMTTAVQEPEAQFHTVVSGDSLSKIAKTYYGNAMKYPVIFEANKPMLTHPDKIYPGQVLRIPAED
- a CDS encoding THC0290_0291 family protein codes for the protein MKRSYKLLTLIMFFSLTGAFAQVEFSHEFGITTGPVTMQTDYGERHHLPSSTATSFGAAVVHYLSFYGSNYNWRNGASYFSDHFKLKTEVSYYFNNSLEHKGRYVADGSNNAELAELRAMKGKTKSINFGTALEYYFKNLEDYGLLFNDDDRFAPYISAGIQFNMFTPELTSDLGDWMTNPSVLPQKWQDEVYVGKQNALSMTLSAGTRYKLNNFDLVLDARWQYFFTDKFDGLDAKDTSSKFNDTLIYFSVGVVFDMETFARKY
- a CDS encoding DUF6427 family protein — encoded protein: MIANFFNKSTPITTFSIFILLLLVILVTTFSLPTVDFTLLFFFERLGILVLLLLTLFLVQFITKKNGLIKDNAFDLFLMVVLIAMFPKVTTDYTLIISHFILLLAFRRIYSLRTIKNPKEKLFDSSFYIGIATLIYPWCIFYIILPYIAIVNFNKRTVRNVIIPLVGLITPFIIYGTYLILIDGFENFNLDFTYSFLYTNYNSPQLLIPLALLLGFLIWVLIPTTIKIITFKSELKNSWYVLMAHLILSILIVVLSPIKDGSEFLYLFFPLAIIFTNYLQIIKEKWFKEVFLYLFSIIAIIGYFL
- a CDS encoding coiled-coil domain-containing protein, yielding MKIMIHVLVALILLSVQSLTAQEDYQKTKIEALKEQKEQVILQEKEALKIEVKAINNKLEKKEITEDEAQSLKEEVAKKRALNIENRIAIIDNKIALLERNAGKVLVLSKRDSLPPVSVEIGIGAKSRDNDYVFGMLVQDKRPKKIKYDRRTNSDLIIAFGLNNALIDNQSLDESPYKIGGSRFFEIGWQWRTRVFQNTNFLRFNYGVSFQFNGLKPKDNNYFVVENGQTELQEFQYDLKKAKLRMDNLVFPVHFEIGSSKIRKTEQSIRYYTHNRFKFGFGGYAGFNLGTRQKLKYTVDGNKVKDKIKREYNTPNFVYGLSTYAGFGDTMLYLKYDLNPIFKDALVEQHNISLGLRFHL